Proteins found in one Pocillopora verrucosa isolate sample1 chromosome 12, ASM3666991v2, whole genome shotgun sequence genomic segment:
- the LOC131783422 gene encoding uncharacterized protein isoform X1 produces the protein MMLEKMMTAVALLVVLVTMFATFSRAEEKCAGGHINQNLCQKTCNFNKCTCDMVDTTSFSSCSQKCHILSSCPAMDCSGRNACAQKCFFGECNMNCGSSKFCSQLCVWKARCKQITCSSPACNQVCANCTMECTRGVDKCDQMCLGGVCKMKCFATQCRRQCFRGSCDYIGESQSKASIVQVRALLFLITVVGPLRI, from the exons AT GATGTTGGAGAAAATGATGACAGCTGTAGCATTATTGGTGGTGCTGGTGACCATGTTTGCAACGTTTTCACGAGCTGAGGAAAAATGTGCTGGAGGCCACATTAATCAAAATCTATGCCAGAAGACTTGCAACTTCAACAAGTGCACATGCGACATGGTGGACACAACTTCTTTCTCAAGCTGCTCTCAAAAGTGTCATATTCTCTCTTCGTGTCCTGCGATGGATTGTTCTG ggAGAAACGCTTGTGCGCAGAAGTGTTTTTTCGGTGAGTGTAACATGAATTGTGGATCAAGTAAATTCTGTTCACAGTTATGCGTATGGAAAGCCAGGTGTAAACAGATCACGTGCTCGTCACCCGCGTGTAACCAGGTCTGTGCAAACTGTACGATGGAGTGCACCAGGGGGGTGGACAAGTGTGATCAGATGTGCCTGGGAGGAGTCTGTAAGATGAAGTGTTTTGCTACGCAGTGTAGAAGACAATGCTTTAGAGGAAGTTGTGATTACATCGGCGAATCTCAGAGTAAGGCGTCAATAGTTCAAGTCAGAGCGTTACTGTTCCTGATTACTGTTGTTGGCCCATTAAGGATATAA
- the LOC131783422 gene encoding uncharacterized protein isoform X2, translating to MLEKMMTAVALLVVLVTMFATFSRAEEKCAGGHINQNLCQKTCNFNKCTCDMVDTTSFSSCSQKCHILSSCPAMDCSGRNACAQKCFFGECNMNCGSSKFCSQLCVWKARCKQITCSSPACNQVCANCTMECTRGVDKCDQMCLGGVCKMKCFATQCRRQCFRGSCDYIGESQSKASIVQVRALLFLITVVGPLRI from the exons ATGTTGGAGAAAATGATGACAGCTGTAGCATTATTGGTGGTGCTGGTGACCATGTTTGCAACGTTTTCACGAGCTGAGGAAAAATGTGCTGGAGGCCACATTAATCAAAATCTATGCCAGAAGACTTGCAACTTCAACAAGTGCACATGCGACATGGTGGACACAACTTCTTTCTCAAGCTGCTCTCAAAAGTGTCATATTCTCTCTTCGTGTCCTGCGATGGATTGTTCTG ggAGAAACGCTTGTGCGCAGAAGTGTTTTTTCGGTGAGTGTAACATGAATTGTGGATCAAGTAAATTCTGTTCACAGTTATGCGTATGGAAAGCCAGGTGTAAACAGATCACGTGCTCGTCACCCGCGTGTAACCAGGTCTGTGCAAACTGTACGATGGAGTGCACCAGGGGGGTGGACAAGTGTGATCAGATGTGCCTGGGAGGAGTCTGTAAGATGAAGTGTTTTGCTACGCAGTGTAGAAGACAATGCTTTAGAGGAAGTTGTGATTACATCGGCGAATCTCAGAGTAAGGCGTCAATAGTTCAAGTCAGAGCGTTACTGTTCCTGATTACTGTTGTTGGCCCATTAAGGATATAA